AACGTATATAACAGCACCCGTAATCGCTGAAGCCAGAGGCGATGCTAGGAATGCAGCTGTATTTCCTACTTCATCTATGGCAAGTTTTTCCAAAAGGTATATTAAGAGCAAAGTAAGACAAGGGAGAGAGTGTAAAGTAAACACTTTTAGTGAGAAAATAACTTGTGTGGATGATTTACCTGCTGATAATTCTTTCTGTAGAGGTGCATTGGCTATGGAGTAGTCTATCATCATATCTATGAAACCAATTGCTTTTGCAGCTCGACTTCTTAACGGGCCTGGATAGAGATATGTTTCTCTTGTCAATAAAAGAATTTACATGAAAGGAACATTATATAAAGAAGTGAGTTGGAACAAAAGGCTGAGTAGTGGTTGCTTCGCTTCCTAGTAAACTTCCGAGGTTATTCTATAACTTGGTTGAGGTGTTATCATATAGAGGAAATCATAACCCAAACGACAATAAATGGTCACATACCGGCAGATATTGTGTTCACCCtaactttcttttttcttccGGCCTCGAAAGCAAGCACCTACATCATTAGAATGACTCCTTTCAATGATAAGAAGCAATCAAATAGGGTGGATATTAGATATTCAAGGGGAGAAAACCATATAGTTTCTCCTCTTGTCACAACTCACTCTGGTGTCACTCTCGAGTGCTGCTTTGGCAGAACTCATACCTCCTCCATATCTGCGCATGATATATTTCACTGGGTGACTCCTCTAGCGACAAATTTAAAATTTAAGAGTATATCATCTAAAGAATAAAGCAAGACGAGAGAAAGACTAATGTGTACCCTGGAATTATCCTCTCAGACGCAATATAGGTCAGAGAAATTGAAGAACCACCTGTTATAAAATCATCATTCATTTCAAAGGAACATTTTGGGGAAGTACATAAATGTATAGATGGACAAACAAGGAACAAGAAACGAAAggaaatacataaaataaatgCCAAACTAAATACATGCCTGGGTTCATAATTGGAAGGAAATGCTTTAGTAAAGATACATAGGAATAACTTGATGCTGATATTGCCGCAAGGTATCCTTTCCTCGTTGTCTCCAAAAGAGGTTTAGTCACCTAAAGGTTGAATGATTTAATAAGAAAGATCACAAATGAAGAAGCACTGATTTATAATCTCAAAAGGTGATACCTCTGGCCCATTAGCAAGTGAATGTACAAGAATGTCGATGCTGCCAAAATCCTCCTTAACAGATTCTGCAGCTTCCTATAAACAAGAGAAATATGAAACTGAGATACACCAACTTTAGAGGACATAACAATTAATATCAGGAAGATGAAGATGTCTTGATAGTTGATACTGGCCTAAAATGATTACCAACACAAACATGAAACTACCAGGTCCAGAGATAAGAAAAACGgatatttttaatttgtttaggGCAAGTATTAATAATAACCATGGTAGTTACGCTAATTGAATGTCCAAATCTAGTTCTTAAGAATAGCGAGCCACACCAACAAGAGTCACTCATTTTGTTCAGCATGCACAAGCAAGTGCGAATAGGAAGGACTTCATACCGAAACTGTCCACTTGGAAGAACCAGCATAACGCTTATTTGATTTTATCTGCATGGTTAGAATATATACAGTTTAGGAAGATTCCAATGAAACACTACAAAAAAATTTCACACAACTATATGTTTTAACATTACATCTTCGGGTACATCCTCAAGACTGTCAAAAACAGCATCCAAGGGGTATACTTTTGTAATCTCCATCAAAGAACCATCTGGCAAACTGACAAAGATGCATTTAATGGGAGGTTAGTTATAAAGCCTATTTTCTGCAGTGGTACAAAGTAATCACAAGTTTAGACTCTAACACGCGTGATTCATCAAACTTCCCACGTCGCAGACTTGTTTCGAAAATGTTTAAGGCCTGTTTAAAGAAATGTAAAACATCAAAATgattgaatatatatatacagaGATTTCAAGCTAAAATCCAACAAGAAATTGTAAATTTCACTTACCGGAACCCAGGTTCCAACTAGAATTTCAGCTCCTGCAGCAGCCAGGGACTTAGCAATAGCCCACCCGTATCCATTATCATCAGCTATACCAGCTATAAATGCCCTTTTACCTGCAAACAGCATTTAAAATGGAGATCTCAAGTTTCTTTTTTTACCAATAAAATGGAGAtcccaagtttttttttttttttggtggggGGAGtaggagaaaaaaaaaagttgatcGGCAGAGAACATCCACCATCTCTTCCATGCACTGCTAAGATCTAAAACCACACAAAATCTAGAAAAGcttttgaaaattaaaaattcaaaacaacctGACCTTTCAAATCAATCGGCAGCCCAGAGGCAGCCTTGCTTCCATCAGCTTCCGATTTTGCCTTGGTGACAACTTTCTCTAACTTTTGAGACGTAGATGTGAAATTGCGCCAAAAATTCTGAGTGGATGAAACTTGACAGCTACTAGCAAGTCTATTCCATGACTGTTTTCTAGTGTCAGCACAAAACTTTGTTGAGCAGACACTGGAAATTCTTTTAGTAGAGAATATGGATGGCCTAGCTATCGTTATTTGGAAGCTTGAAGCTGCACTTGCTGCCATTTCTAGCAGACAAAAGCATAACGGTATCACTCAGAAAGCTACAACCTTACATTTTCACAAGTAAATTCAGAAATGTACAAGTTGTATGTAGGTTTATAAAGAAACGTAATGTAAAGCGAGCTGCAGTTTTCATCTCGGACAATTCTGATCTTAATTCTCTTACATCAATAGCACATTAAACCTTCAAATCTTTTATTAAAAGCAGCCAGTTCATTTGATGATAGAAATACAAAAAAACATAGCAGTTAGCTAAATCACTAGCCTTATTTCTTCAAATTCCAGAAATATGAAAAAGTAAAAATCCTGGAACTCCCACAGCTAAGCTCCTTTTCTCAAAACCAAAGTAAAATCAGCTCATTTGAACCCATGTTCTGTTTTTAGCGCTTCGTGCAAATACTACCTCTTTCTTGccttaaataaaacaaaaataataatgaaACAGGATACATACACCTAAATATATATCATCTGCCATCATATGTTACATATCCTAGTCATTTTTCTGTTTTTTTAGTTAAAGAAAAGAAGATGAAATTGGATACGTAAACCTAAATAGATTGCAGCTAACACCAACAGCACATTAACATTTCAAAATTCTTTATTTCTTTCCATTGTAGGAAACCGAAGTAATAGTTCTCTTAATTACGTCAAGAGCAACAACTGCAATAATGAAAGACTTTAGATCTCAATATCTCATTCATACAAATCAGAAACCAAGCACTACATCTCGTGCATGTAGTAGTTCTTCTCtctttttgtttgtatttttcaATCTTCTAGCTACCAATAAACACTATATATTGTACACAAATCTCTACACCAGTGACCAAATCATCTCCCTACACTCCACCCTCCATCACCAGAGGCGGATTCAGCATATTGTTCTCAGATTCATCTGAACCCAATATTTTCGGCACGGacataaatttatgtgtaaagaTTCACTAAACGTGTAACAATTAGCTGATATggacccataactttaaaaatacgaGGGGTTCAATGCTAATAACCTTAAAGGTTGAACTTATAGAGtctaaatcctggatccgcctatTTCCATCACCCGTCAAAACATACAACCAAGACCATaactagaaaaaaaaatatttaagcataCTAATAACGGTAAAGTTCTTGACAAGCATCTCATCCAAACAGACCCATGGCATGGACTTACATTCCCCAGAAACTACATAATTAAACacttaaaaatgaaaattttagaaCACACCACACATTCTTAAGCTCAGTTTTGTTCCAAATGCAGCCAAAATTAAGTATAATTTCAAGCAGCAAATACCGAAAAAAAGATAAGCAGTAAAAACTGAGACTTGTACACATTTAAATTACTACATAATTAAACCCAGTAAAGATGAAATATTTAAACATAAAACAAACTTTAGGCTAATGATTATACCAAATGCAGCCAAAATTAAGTATAATTTCAATTACCCAGAAAAAGATAGGCAGTAAAAACTGAAACTTGTACACATTTGAATTACTACATAATTAAACCCTCAAAGATGAAAACTTTAAAACATAACACAAAGTTCAGACTGATGTTTATACCAAATGCAGCCAAAATTAAGCATATTTCAAGAAACCAATACCCAGAAAAAAAGATAAGCAGTAAAAACTGAAACTTTAATCATTTGAAGTaattatgaagaagaagaagagcgtaataagaaagatatgaaCCTTGAATAAAGAATGCGAAAATAGTTGACAGAATTGTGGGTATAAGGGGTTTTTGGTTTTTGTTGCTATCCTTTGGAGAGGAATTGAGTCAGCATTAACAGTAGTAGTTGTTGTCTGTTGGAGTCTTTAAAGACGGAAATGGAGTCGGGGAAATAACTGGGCCTAGTATTTATGGGCCTATAATGTTACTGGGCTTAGATCGTTGTTGGGTTTTAATATCTGAAAGCAGTAAACTagtgaaaatagcacgggctagtcaGTTTGCAGACTTGTAActgaaaaatagccagcgtttacaaagttattgaaaaatagccactattttactgtaacatggagagttccagcataatatactggagattggtgaacctatatatgaacttccagcaggttatgctggaactccaacacatggAAAGTTccggcataatatactggagattggaacacctgtttatgaacttccaacatattatgctggaccagtatattatactgaaactccactatattatgttggaagtccagtatattatactgtaattccagtatattatgttggaagtccactatattatgctagaactccagtatattatgttgtaCTGGAAGTCcgatatattatattggaactctagtatattatgccggaactccagtatattatgctggaatattttttggattttgaagagtattttcgttcagatttatctttatatgaaaagtggataaattttgattacttttgaaactatgcctatttttcaattaccacttgtaaatctgactatttttgaatttcacccaaGAAATTATGgtagaaatgacaccaggtagCCCGTCTAAAGGGCTGCTATTTAAGAATTAGTCGTGTGTCCTGAATTTCAATTTTTCAGTTCAAATTTTCGGGATAAAAATATTTTGACTTGTcctaaaattaatatttttagtttaaaatttcaggacaaaataagtactggttaatctctaaatagcatcactcataatgactatatgtGCACTTGTCCCGAAATTATGGTAGAAATTATACCAAGTAGCCTGTCTAAAGGGATGCTATTTAAGAATTAACCAATGAGTCTTGATTCAACTTTTCAAGATACAAAtatcctacaacaacaacaataacaacaacccagtgtaatcccacaagtggggtctggggagggtaatatgtacgcagaccttacctctaccccgaggggcagagaggctgtttccaggagaccctcggctcaaagaggcaacaagagacactatattagtactatcaatagactcataataaaacaacataaaataccgTAAAAttcataacataacacaaaattccataaaaaacaaagtaacaacaatataagagatatatgaaatacgagaaagatgtaaggtattaatacacagaag
The Nicotiana sylvestris chromosome 11, ASM39365v2, whole genome shotgun sequence DNA segment above includes these coding regions:
- the LOC104238749 gene encoding enoyl-[acyl-carrier-protein] reductase [NADH], chloroplastic, whose amino-acid sequence is MAASAASSFQITIARPSIFSTKRISSVCSTKFCADTRKQSWNRLASSCQVSSTQNFWRNFTSTSQKLEKVVTKAKSEADGSKAASGLPIDLKGKRAFIAGIADDNGYGWAIAKSLAAAGAEILVGTWVPALNIFETSLRRGKFDESRVLPDGSLMEITKVYPLDAVFDSLEDVPEDIKSNKRYAGSSKWTVSEAAESVKEDFGSIDILVHSLANGPEVTKPLLETTRKGYLAAISASSYSYVSLLKHFLPIMNPGGSSISLTYIASERIIPGYGGGMSSAKAALESDTRVLAFEAGRKKKVRVNTISAGPLRSRAAKAIGFIDMMIDYSIANAPLQKELSADEVGNTAAFLASPLASAITGAVIYVDNGLNAMGVGIDSPLFKELNIPKSEE